One genomic region from Saprospiraceae bacterium encodes:
- a CDS encoding RidA family protein, with the protein MKEIIRTDQAPLPIGPYNQAVRANGCLYISGQIGIDPNDGSIKNGTLEEETHQVLTNLGAILTAAGIGFEHVVKCTVFIRDMSQFARINAVYATYFNEATAPARETVEVSNLPKNVQVEISAIAVC; encoded by the coding sequence ATGAAAGAGATCATCAGGACGGACCAGGCTCCATTGCCGATAGGCCCTTATAACCAGGCTGTTAGAGCCAATGGTTGTTTGTATATATCCGGTCAGATCGGAATAGACCCTAATGATGGTAGCATCAAAAACGGTACGTTGGAGGAGGAGACTCACCAGGTACTAACCAACCTTGGTGCTATTCTTACTGCTGCTGGCATTGGCTTTGAGCACGTAGTCAAATGCACTGTCTTTATCAGAGATATGAGTCAGTTTGCCAGGATCAATGCAGTGTATGCCACTTATTTTAATGAAGCAACGGCTCCTGCAAGGGAGACCGTAGAGGTGAGTAATCTGCCCAAAAATGTTCAAGTAGAGATCTCTGCGATAGCCGTCTGTTAA
- a CDS encoding family 78 glycoside hydrolase catalytic domain: MSLGLILITPMASGFGQTVTSLQCEYLVNPIGVDTDHPRLSWMLQDSTRGAAQSAYRIVVGTDSSAVSHQLANTWDSKKTLGRLNLVTMPGSALKPFTKYYWTVLVWNQLGKPLAAGRVATFETGMMDMRHWQGSWISDGDNIQTLEAPYFRKVFTTTKAIQSARAYIAAAGLYELSLNGTKVGDHRLDPMYTRFDRRNFYVTYDITTQLKQGPNSVGVLLGNGWYNHQSLAVWNFDRAPWRARPAFCLDIKITYTDGTTQTITSDQSWKTHTGPLVFNSIYTGEHYDARKEIPGWNTVNYVDTAWRRTILRAAPSKNIVSQLMSPIKNVLKIPVQSMTRFSDTNYVFDLGQNIAGVTQVRLNGEEGTIVRIKHGERLQKDNHVDMSNIDVYYRPVDDGDPYGTDIVILNGQGPIDFMPKFNYKGFQYVEISSSRPIALTKEDVTGWFMHSDVTPVGSIDCSNPIINKLWWATNNSYLSNLFGYPTDCPQREKNGWTGDGHFAVETGLFNFDGITIYEKWMADHRDEQQPNGVLPDIIPTGGWGYGTANGTDWTSTIAIIPWNLYLFYGDKKPLQDNYLAIKQYLKYVESISPAGLTTFGRGDWVPVKSTSPLEYTSSIYYYVDATILAKSSRLFGNSEDEKYYTALALKIKKAINDKYFNSATNIYGSGLQTEMSMALQWGIVPPELKSKVAANLATRVKSDGMHLDVGVLGAKAILNALSDNGQAATAYALAAQDSYPSWGWWIKNGATTLYENWNIQAARDISLNHMMFGEIGAWFFKGLGGIHPDEANPGFKNILLSPHFVSQLSHFTASHRGPFGTILSSWQRLGDSIKYSVTIPANSTATVEFDLTPGQQIILDHKQIPAKISLSSGTYLFMIK; the protein is encoded by the coding sequence ATGAGCTTAGGCCTCATTCTAATCACACCAATGGCTTCAGGATTTGGGCAGACTGTAACCTCTTTGCAATGTGAGTACCTGGTCAACCCCATAGGAGTAGATACAGATCATCCAAGGCTTTCGTGGATGCTGCAAGATTCCACAAGAGGCGCAGCCCAGTCTGCTTATAGAATAGTGGTGGGTACAGACTCCTCAGCCGTAAGTCATCAATTAGCCAATACCTGGGATTCAAAGAAAACTTTAGGGCGCCTCAATTTGGTCACCATGCCAGGTTCTGCTCTCAAGCCTTTTACCAAATATTATTGGACCGTGCTTGTTTGGAATCAACTCGGAAAACCTTTGGCTGCAGGTCGGGTTGCGACATTTGAGACTGGTATGATGGATATGCGCCACTGGCAGGGGAGTTGGATCAGTGATGGTGACAATATTCAAACCTTGGAGGCTCCCTATTTCCGCAAAGTATTCACCACGACCAAAGCGATCCAATCAGCCAGAGCCTATATTGCAGCGGCAGGATTGTATGAGTTAAGTCTCAATGGCACTAAAGTAGGCGATCATCGTCTTGATCCAATGTATACTCGCTTCGACCGCCGAAATTTCTATGTTACTTACGATATCACCACTCAACTCAAACAGGGTCCAAATTCAGTTGGCGTATTGCTGGGCAATGGGTGGTACAATCATCAATCTTTAGCAGTATGGAATTTTGACCGGGCACCATGGAGAGCAAGGCCAGCCTTCTGCCTGGATATAAAAATCACTTATACAGATGGTACCACTCAGACCATCACCTCGGACCAAAGTTGGAAGACCCATACTGGCCCGCTGGTGTTTAACAGTATTTACACAGGGGAACATTATGATGCTCGCAAGGAAATACCAGGCTGGAACACAGTGAATTATGTGGATACTGCCTGGAGGAGGACGATTTTAAGGGCAGCTCCCTCCAAAAATATAGTGAGTCAACTCATGTCGCCAATTAAAAATGTTTTGAAAATTCCTGTTCAATCGATGACCCGATTTAGTGATACCAATTATGTATTTGACCTTGGTCAAAATATCGCAGGTGTGACACAAGTCAGACTCAATGGTGAAGAAGGCACCATCGTTAGAATTAAACATGGTGAGCGACTCCAAAAGGACAATCATGTTGATATGTCTAATATAGATGTATACTATCGGCCTGTTGATGATGGTGATCCTTATGGTACAGACATCGTGATCTTAAACGGCCAGGGGCCCATTGATTTTATGCCAAAGTTTAATTATAAGGGTTTCCAGTATGTAGAGATTAGCAGTAGCAGACCTATAGCTTTAACCAAAGAGGATGTGACCGGTTGGTTTATGCACAGTGATGTGACTCCGGTCGGTAGCATAGATTGCTCCAACCCTATCATCAATAAATTATGGTGGGCGACTAACAATTCTTATCTGTCAAACTTATTTGGGTATCCAACCGACTGTCCTCAGCGTGAGAAAAATGGTTGGACAGGGGATGGACATTTTGCTGTGGAAACAGGACTGTTTAATTTTGATGGCATCACTATCTATGAAAAATGGATGGCTGACCATCGGGATGAGCAACAGCCCAATGGAGTACTGCCTGATATCATACCGACCGGTGGCTGGGGATATGGTACTGCCAATGGCACCGATTGGACCTCCACCATTGCCATCATTCCCTGGAATCTTTATTTATTTTATGGGGACAAAAAGCCGTTGCAAGACAATTACCTTGCTATCAAACAATACCTCAAATATGTTGAAAGCATCAGCCCGGCCGGACTCACTACATTTGGTCGTGGCGATTGGGTACCGGTCAAATCTACTTCTCCTCTGGAGTATACTTCTTCTATCTATTATTATGTAGATGCTACTATCCTTGCCAAATCATCCAGGCTGTTTGGTAACTCGGAAGATGAAAAATATTACACAGCACTTGCTCTGAAAATCAAAAAGGCTATCAACGATAAATATTTTAATTCGGCTACCAATATCTATGGCAGTGGCCTACAGACAGAGATGAGCATGGCTTTACAATGGGGTATAGTGCCTCCAGAGTTAAAATCCAAAGTTGCGGCTAACCTGGCGACCCGGGTTAAGTCGGATGGTATGCATTTAGATGTAGGCGTGTTAGGTGCCAAAGCCATCCTCAACGCTCTAAGCGATAATGGTCAGGCAGCTACGGCGTATGCCTTAGCAGCACAAGACAGCTACCCCTCCTGGGGCTGGTGGATTAAAAATGGAGCTACCACTTTGTATGAAAATTGGAATATTCAGGCAGCCCGGGATATCTCGTTAAATCATATGATGTTTGGGGAGATTGGAGCCTGGTTTTTTAAAGGTCTTGGTGGCATCCATCCTGATGAAGCGAACCCCGGTTTTAAAAACATTCTATTGTCTCCGCATTTTGTGTCACAGCTCAGTCACTTTACCGCCAGTCACCGTGGACCTTTTGGAACCATCCTTTCATCCTGGCAGAGACTGGGCGACAGCATTAAATATTCGGTGACCATTCCGGCCAATTCCACAGCTACTGTGGAATTTGACCTCACACCAGGTCAGCAAATAATACTTGATCACAAACAAATACCTGCTAAAATCAGTCTTTCATCCGGAACCTATTTGTTTATGATCAAATAA
- the trpS gene encoding tryptophan--tRNA ligase: MLEAPLDSSATRPRVLSCMQPTGNLHFGRYFGAVQNWVNLQQTYNCFYGIVDYHAMTMPYKPSGLREATWNGIFGLLACGINPDNLFIQSLVPEHAELAWILNCFASYGETQRMTQFKDKTSQASEKDKDAFISVGLFTYPVLQAADILIYKPKYVPVGKDQEQHLELARNIATRLNNIVGKELIPVPEALFTEIPKVMSTADPSRKMSASLGEKHNINVFAPAEVIRKQIKSAVTDTGTPDPGKMSEGVENLFSLLRACGQQEAAKQLLSQYTAQTLKYSELKEVVADALVALSDPMRDKMQEILANKKDYKQMIKASSVVIRKQAKANLDEIKEAVGLMVV; encoded by the coding sequence ATGCTGGAGGCTCCACTCGATTCATCTGCAACCAGGCCACGTGTACTTTCTTGTATGCAGCCTACAGGCAATCTTCACTTTGGAAGGTATTTTGGGGCCGTGCAGAATTGGGTGAATCTCCAACAAACTTATAATTGTTTTTATGGAATTGTAGATTACCATGCAATGACCATGCCCTATAAACCCAGTGGTCTTCGCGAAGCTACCTGGAATGGTATATTTGGCTTACTAGCTTGTGGAATTAATCCTGACAATCTATTTATTCAATCCCTGGTGCCAGAGCATGCTGAATTGGCCTGGATACTCAATTGTTTTGCCAGCTATGGAGAGACCCAGAGGATGACCCAGTTTAAGGACAAGACCTCTCAAGCGAGCGAAAAAGACAAGGACGCATTCATTTCAGTGGGACTATTTACTTATCCTGTACTTCAAGCCGCAGACATATTAATATATAAACCTAAATATGTGCCGGTAGGCAAAGACCAGGAGCAGCATCTCGAGCTGGCCCGCAACATCGCCACCAGGCTCAATAATATCGTAGGCAAAGAATTAATTCCTGTTCCGGAGGCATTGTTTACAGAGATTCCCAAAGTCATGTCCACCGCTGATCCCTCCCGTAAGATGAGTGCCAGCCTGGGGGAAAAACACAATATCAATGTATTTGCTCCCGCAGAGGTCATCCGAAAACAAATCAAATCCGCTGTGACAGATACAGGTACACCTGATCCAGGCAAAATGAGTGAGGGTGTTGAGAATTTGTTTTCCTTGCTCCGTGCTTGTGGCCAGCAAGAAGCCGCCAAACAGCTATTATCACAATACACCGCCCAAACCCTCAAATATTCTGAGCTCAAAGAAGTCGTAGCTGATGCCCTGGTCGCCCTCAGCGATCCCATGCGTGACAAAATGCAAGAGATCCTCGCCAATAAAAAAGACTACAAACAGATGATTAAGGCTAGCTCCGTAGTCATCCGAAAGCAAGCCAAAGCCAACCTGGATGAAATCAAAGAGGCTGTTGGGTTGATGGTAGTCTGA
- the rpmF gene encoding 50S ribosomal protein L32: MPNPKTRISRSRKNKRRNHHHAELPNVSICKTTGEAFLRHRAYWHEGELYYKGRVLVKGAE; the protein is encoded by the coding sequence ATGCCAAATCCAAAGACAAGGATCTCCAGATCCAGAAAAAACAAAAGACGCAATCACCATCATGCTGAACTGCCTAATGTGTCTATCTGCAAGACTACCGGTGAAGCTTTTTTAAGACATCGTGCTTACTGGCATGAAGGTGAGTTGTATTACAAAGGCAGAGTATTGGTCAAAGGAGCTGAATAA
- a CDS encoding fumarylacetoacetate hydrolase family protein produces MKIICVGRNYIDHAKELNNPVPTEPMLFMKPSTALLINQRPFYHPDFSSNIHYELELVIQINKNGKSIDPKFAHKYYDKIGLGIDFTARDIQDRAKQKGHPWELAKAFDYSAVLGEMIPIDQLKDRSNIHFELKKNQQTVQIGYSSDMIFDFDTIISYASRYFKLLKGDLIYTGTPAGVGQVQIGDNLEGYLEGISRLFVNVK; encoded by the coding sequence ATGAAAATCATCTGTGTTGGCCGCAACTATATCGATCATGCCAAGGAGCTTAACAATCCGGTACCTACAGAGCCCATGCTCTTTATGAAACCTTCTACCGCTCTTCTGATCAATCAGCGACCTTTTTATCACCCAGATTTTAGCTCCAATATTCACTACGAACTGGAATTGGTGATTCAGATCAATAAAAACGGTAAAAGTATTGATCCGAAGTTTGCACACAAATATTATGACAAGATCGGACTAGGTATAGATTTTACAGCGCGGGATATCCAGGATAGAGCCAAACAAAAGGGACATCCCTGGGAACTTGCCAAAGCCTTTGATTATTCTGCAGTTTTGGGAGAAATGATTCCAATCGATCAGCTCAAAGACCGGAGCAACATCCATTTTGAATTAAAGAAGAACCAGCAGACTGTCCAAATTGGGTATTCGAGTGACATGATCTTTGATTTCGATACCATCATCTCCTACGCCAGCAGATATTTCAAATTGCTCAAAGGTGATTTGATCTACACAGGTACACCTGCAGGCGTCGGACAGGTACAGATTGGGGATAATTTAGAGGGTTACTTAGAAGGCATATCCAGGTTATTTGTAAATGTGAAATGA
- a CDS encoding YdeI/OmpD-associated family protein: protein MKSFKAKIEIIGVNPYVPVPDKILQYIFSRVGSVKGNIPILGTVNGVEYKQTLVRFGGAWRLYINTKMLKNSPQRIGETIDISIDYDPVKREILPPPKFKEALKHHADAQSVFDHLRPSLRLEIVRYLSQLKTEQSLERNITRAINFLLGKERFIGRDGLK from the coding sequence ATGAAATCTTTCAAAGCTAAAATTGAAATTATTGGAGTCAACCCTTATGTGCCGGTGCCTGATAAAATCTTGCAATATATTTTTAGTCGGGTAGGCAGTGTAAAAGGAAATATACCGATACTGGGCACAGTCAATGGGGTTGAATATAAGCAGACCTTGGTAAGATTTGGAGGTGCGTGGCGATTGTATATCAATACCAAAATGCTTAAAAATTCACCGCAAAGAATCGGAGAAACCATTGACATCAGCATTGATTATGATCCCGTAAAAAGAGAAATTTTGCCACCTCCAAAGTTTAAGGAGGCTTTGAAACATCATGCTGATGCTCAATCAGTTTTTGACCACCTTCGGCCTTCATTGAGACTTGAAATCGTACGTTATTTATCTCAGTTAAAAACCGAGCAATCCCTGGAAAGAAATATTACAAGGGCTATAAATTTTTTGTTGGGCAAAGAAAGGTTTATTGGCAGAGATGGCTTAAAATGA
- a CDS encoding DUF177 domain-containing protein, whose amino-acid sequence MEALKEYTVPLTGLKPGNHVYQFEVGSDFFKHFENSPIERGRFTASITLDRQPNLAVVNFQIEGAYECVCDRCLVQIELPVTYDDQLILKFEEGEDTDEVLYLDPQASEWNASKVIFELICLGKPLMNVYDCQGIPCDAVMLKKLTEFEVKTDIDESVWKDLKNIKLN is encoded by the coding sequence ATGGAAGCATTGAAGGAATATACTGTACCGCTCACTGGCTTGAAGCCGGGAAATCATGTTTACCAATTTGAGGTAGGCTCTGATTTTTTTAAGCATTTTGAAAATTCGCCTATTGAGCGTGGAAGGTTCACGGCCAGTATCACCTTAGATAGACAGCCAAATCTTGCAGTGGTCAATTTTCAAATTGAAGGTGCCTATGAATGTGTGTGTGACCGGTGTTTGGTGCAGATCGAACTGCCGGTGACTTATGATGATCAATTGATCTTGAAATTTGAAGAAGGAGAAGATACTGATGAAGTGCTGTATCTTGATCCTCAAGCTTCTGAATGGAATGCTTCAAAAGTCATTTTTGAGCTGATTTGTCTAGGCAAACCACTCATGAATGTTTATGATTGCCAGGGTATACCGTGTGATGCAGTGATGTTGAAGAAATTGACGGAGTTTGAAGTGAAGACTGACATCGACGAATCCGTTTGGAAAGACCTTAAAAATATTAAATTGAATTAA
- the gcvP gene encoding aminomethyl-transferring glycine dehydrogenase, giving the protein MSHPHQFESRHLGNDAAAVSQMLEVIGAASLDQLIDETIPDSIRMHGALDIPEAMDEQAYLRHISSISRKNKTFRSYIGQGYYGTFTPSPILRNIFQNPGWYTQYTPYQAEIAQGRLEALLNFQTMVADLTSLPIANASLLDEGTAAAEAMILFYNLANKSDGDHKHKFFVSDKVYIQTIDVLKTRAHALGIDLIIAPVDQLDYNDTALFGVLLQYPDSEGKVENYAAICDAAHSHNIYVCVASDLLALTLLTPPGEWGADVVVGNAQRFGVPMGYGGPHAAFLSCKEDFKRNIPGRIIGLSIDQYNQPALRMALQTREQHIKREKATSNICTAQALLAIMSGMYAVYNGPDGLRAIAGKVHAFAKRLAYDLQQAGYQVVHQSFFDTVTLMADADQTTLIRQKALDKGVNFYYSGGHIQISLDETVSEDDFKSIADIFGISDSNHLLDDNIPHHLKRTSAYLTHPVFHRHRSETALMRYIKSLENKDISLVHSMISLGSCTMKLNAVSELLPVSWEAFANIHPFVPADQALGYKYIFDLLEKWLCTITGMAACSLQPNSGAQGEYAGLLTIAAYHAARHQPNRKIALIPESAHGTNPASAVMAGMKVVVTRTDEKGNIDLEDLVRQADLHRDDLSCLMVTYPSTHGVFETQIKEICQIIHDRGGLVYMDGANMNAQVGLTSPGLINADVCHLNLHKTFAIPHGGGGPGMGPICVNDKLAPFLPGHALVDLHHSQAIHAVSSAPWGSASILLISYGYIAMLGHSGLVQATRHAILNANYMKARLQNQFQVLYSGVKGRAAHEFILDLRPFKGVGISAEDVSKRLMDYGFHAPTVSFPVAGTIMVEPTESENKAELDKFCDAMLQIKVEIDEIAGGEAHPTDNVLKNAPHTCQHVASDEWSHAYSRSKAAFPLDYLRETKIWPSVSRVNNAFGDRNLVCTCPPVASYMAEG; this is encoded by the coding sequence ATGTCCCATCCTCATCAGTTTGAATCAAGACACCTGGGCAATGATGCTGCTGCCGTAAGTCAAATGTTAGAAGTCATCGGAGCGGCCAGCCTGGACCAATTGATAGACGAGACCATTCCTGACAGTATCCGGATGCATGGTGCCCTGGACATCCCTGAAGCGATGGACGAGCAGGCATATCTGAGACATATCAGTTCGATTTCCCGCAAAAACAAGACTTTTAGGTCTTATATCGGCCAGGGGTATTACGGGACATTTACTCCTTCGCCCATTCTGCGCAATATCTTCCAAAATCCGGGTTGGTACACCCAGTATACCCCTTATCAGGCTGAGATCGCCCAAGGCCGCTTAGAAGCCTTGCTCAATTTTCAGACTATGGTAGCCGACCTCACCAGTCTGCCGATCGCCAATGCCTCCCTCCTGGATGAAGGTACTGCTGCTGCAGAAGCCATGATCCTCTTCTACAACCTGGCCAATAAATCTGACGGCGATCATAAACACAAGTTTTTTGTTAGCGATAAGGTATATATCCAGACGATAGATGTGTTGAAAACCCGGGCGCATGCCTTGGGTATAGATCTGATTATCGCGCCGGTAGATCAGTTAGATTACAATGACACTGCTTTATTTGGAGTCCTGCTGCAATATCCGGACAGCGAGGGGAAAGTAGAAAACTATGCTGCCATATGTGATGCTGCACACAGTCATAATATATATGTATGTGTGGCCTCCGATTTATTAGCCCTGACCTTACTGACACCTCCTGGCGAATGGGGTGCAGATGTAGTGGTTGGTAATGCGCAGCGTTTTGGTGTGCCCATGGGTTATGGCGGTCCGCACGCAGCTTTTCTATCCTGCAAAGAAGATTTTAAGCGAAACATACCCGGTCGGATCATCGGCCTCAGTATAGACCAATACAATCAGCCGGCTCTACGCATGGCACTTCAAACTCGTGAACAGCATATCAAACGCGAAAAAGCCACCAGCAATATCTGCACAGCTCAAGCCCTCCTGGCCATCATGAGTGGAATGTATGCGGTCTACAATGGCCCGGACGGACTCAGGGCCATCGCCGGAAAAGTACATGCCTTTGCCAAGCGCCTGGCTTATGACCTGCAACAGGCTGGATACCAGGTAGTGCATCAATCGTTTTTTGACACAGTCACCCTGATGGCAGATGCCGATCAGACAACCTTGATCAGGCAAAAGGCTTTGGACAAAGGCGTCAATTTTTATTACTCTGGAGGACACATTCAGATATCCCTGGACGAAACGGTATCGGAGGATGACTTCAAAAGCATCGCAGACATTTTTGGCATCAGTGATTCCAACCATCTTTTGGATGACAATATTCCCCATCACCTTAAAAGGACTTCTGCTTATTTGACCCATCCGGTATTTCACAGGCACCGGTCTGAAACTGCTTTGATGCGATATATTAAAAGCCTCGAAAACAAAGATATCTCTCTGGTCCACTCTATGATCTCCCTGGGTTCTTGTACGATGAAGCTCAATGCGGTCTCCGAGCTCCTGCCGGTATCCTGGGAGGCATTTGCCAATATACATCCTTTTGTTCCTGCAGATCAGGCGCTTGGGTACAAGTATATTTTCGATCTCCTTGAAAAATGGTTGTGTACTATTACTGGTATGGCGGCTTGTTCTTTACAGCCCAATAGTGGTGCACAGGGTGAATATGCAGGCTTACTCACGATAGCGGCTTATCATGCTGCCCGACATCAACCAAATAGAAAAATCGCCCTTATACCAGAGTCTGCCCATGGTACCAATCCTGCCAGCGCCGTTATGGCCGGTATGAAAGTAGTCGTCACCAGGACAGATGAGAAAGGCAATATTGATCTTGAAGATCTGGTCCGGCAGGCCGATTTGCATCGGGATGATCTGTCCTGTCTGATGGTCACCTACCCATCCACACACGGGGTATTCGAGACTCAGATTAAAGAAATATGTCAGATCATCCATGACCGGGGAGGACTGGTCTACATGGATGGCGCCAATATGAATGCCCAGGTCGGGCTGACCAGTCCGGGATTGATCAATGCCGATGTATGTCACCTTAATCTGCACAAGACTTTTGCCATCCCGCATGGAGGAGGAGGACCGGGTATGGGGCCTATCTGTGTCAATGACAAATTGGCACCTTTCTTACCGGGTCATGCTTTGGTAGATCTGCATCATTCTCAAGCGATCCATGCTGTGAGTAGCGCTCCTTGGGGCAGTGCCAGCATATTACTGATCTCTTATGGATATATTGCTATGCTGGGTCATTCCGGTCTCGTCCAGGCCACCCGACATGCTATATTGAATGCCAATTATATGAAAGCCAGGCTTCAAAATCAATTCCAGGTGCTTTACAGTGGCGTCAAAGGCCGTGCCGCCCATGAGTTTATTTTGGATCTCAGACCATTCAAAGGCGTTGGCATCTCAGCGGAGGATGTTTCAAAAAGATTGATGGATTATGGTTTTCATGCACCTACTGTCTCTTTTCCCGTAGCAGGCACCATCATGGTAGAGCCTACGGAGTCAGAAAACAAAGCCGAATTAGATAAGTTTTGCGATGCCATGCTGCAGATCAAAGTCGAGATCGATGAGATCGCCGGAGGCGAAGCCCATCCTACGGACAATGTCCTCAAGAATGCACCCCATACCTGCCAGCACGTGGCCAGTGATGAGTGGTCACATGCCTACTCCAGGTCCAAAGCAGCTTTTCCACTGGACTACCTTCGTGAGACAAAAATCTGGCCCAGTGTAAGTAGAGTTAATAATGCTTTTGGTGATAGGAACCTGGTATGCACTTGTCCTCCGGTGGCGAGTTATATGGCAGAAGGGTAG
- a CDS encoding methionine adenosyltransferase has translation MPYLFTSESVSEGHPDKVADQISDALIDHFLAFDADSKVACETLVTTGQVVLAGEVKSKTYLDVQEIAREVIRKIGYTKSEYMFEANSCGIFSAIHEQSADINRGVDKKDREDQGAGDQGMMFGYASRETEDYMPLPLYLAHNLLIELAALRRENKQMKYLRPDAKSQVTIEYNDQNKPIRIDAIVISTQHDDFGTDEEMSKKIYKDMTEILVPRLKKKMTPEIQKLFTNKIHYHINPTGKFVIGGPHGDTGLTGRKIIVDTYGGKGAHGGGAFSGKDPSKVDRSAAYATRHIAKNLVAAGVCDEVLVQVSYAIGVAQPMGLYVNTYGTAHVDMSDGDIADKVSTLFDMRPYAIEKRLKLRNPIYSETASYGHMGRKPQIVEKTFKSPDGKTKKMKVELFTWEKLDKVKDIKKAFGIK, from the coding sequence ATGCCTTATTTATTTACTTCTGAGTCTGTTTCGGAAGGACATCCTGATAAAGTAGCAGACCAAATCTCAGATGCACTGATAGATCATTTTTTGGCTTTCGACGCAGATTCTAAAGTAGCTTGTGAAACTTTAGTCACTACAGGCCAGGTGGTTCTGGCCGGTGAGGTCAAGTCCAAAACCTATCTTGATGTGCAGGAGATAGCTCGTGAAGTGATCCGGAAAATTGGATACACCAAGAGTGAATACATGTTTGAAGCCAATTCTTGTGGCATTTTTTCAGCCATCCACGAGCAATCAGCAGATATCAACCGTGGGGTCGATAAAAAGGACCGCGAAGACCAGGGAGCCGGTGACCAGGGCATGATGTTTGGATATGCCAGTAGGGAGACTGAAGATTATATGCCTCTGCCTTTGTATCTCGCTCATAATTTATTGATCGAACTCGCTGCCCTCAGGAGAGAAAACAAACAGATGAAGTACCTCCGTCCGGATGCCAAAAGCCAGGTCACTATTGAGTATAATGATCAAAATAAACCGATACGCATCGACGCTATCGTCATCTCCACACAGCACGATGATTTCGGCACAGATGAGGAAATGAGCAAAAAGATCTACAAGGATATGACCGAAATCCTGGTTCCCAGGTTGAAGAAAAAAATGACTCCTGAGATTCAAAAGCTATTTACCAATAAGATTCACTATCATATCAATCCAACCGGCAAATTTGTGATCGGTGGACCTCATGGAGATACCGGATTGACAGGTCGAAAAATCATTGTCGATACTTATGGGGGTAAAGGTGCCCATGGAGGAGGTGCTTTTTCGGGCAAAGATCCTTCCAAAGTAGATCGATCTGCTGCTTATGCTACCCGCCATATCGCCAAAAATTTGGTGGCTGCAGGTGTTTGCGACGAAGTCCTGGTACAAGTATCCTATGCCATCGGTGTCGCCCAACCTATGGGTCTTTATGTCAACACATATGGTACAGCGCACGTGGATATGTCAGACGGTGATATCGCAGACAAAGTTTCCACTTTATTTGATATGCGTCCTTATGCGATAGAAAAGCGGCTCAAGCTGCGTAATCCCATCTATAGTGAGACTGCGTCCTATGGACATATGGGCCGCAAACCTCAGATTGTCGAAAAAACTTTCAAATCTCCCGATGGAAAAACTAAAAAAATGAAAGTCGAACTATTTACCTGGGAAAAACTCGACAAAGTCAAAGACATTAAAAAAGCTTTCGGCATAAAATAA